The DNA sequence AAAAACGAGCCGAGGGTAAGCCCTATCATGTCTACATGACCGCTGGCTGTAACAAATTCCTGCGTATTTACTACGGCAGGGTAAAGGAATACATGAATACTCTGGACAAGCCTGTGGATATGGATTCCACTGGGCTATCTCGCTAAACTCGTTCCGCATAGCTTTGGTCGGCGCTACTGGCGGCGGCCTATTAGTGTTCCACCTTTTCGCGTTGCTGTTTTTCTTCATTTTCCTATTGACTTCTTATTTGCAGGCTTTTCACAACAGATTCAAGGTGGAATGAGTATAGCACAAAAACAAGGTGCCGTCAAAGGAAAACCTCTCCTGCATCCGTTAGGCCAAAACAATCTGGGCGGCATGCCGCCTATTTTGCTTCGCTCTCTTGGCTCAGACCCGAAAGCCGTTTAGTGCATAGAAATAACCCAATCCCACAAAGAAGCAAGAGCGGAGACAGCCAATGAAAAGAGCTCCGCTCAAAAATCTGACCAAACAGCGGAGGGATGAGGGTAATACCCGCATAGGCGCTGGCCATTTGCAGGCTCATAACTCCCTGTGCGTTCTCTTTGCCGAAATAAACCGGGGTTTGGTGCAGCAAAGAAGGAAAAACAGGCGCAAACCCTGTGCCCACCAGCACAAATGCCGCCAATGCAAAGGGAACGGGCAGAGGCAGCAGCAGCAAAATCAGCCCGGTGAACATGGTCGCCTCCCCTATACGAATTAAGCCTTCAGAGCCAATCCGCAGCGAAGCAAAGCCGCTTATAAAACGCCCAAGCGTGATTCCCACAAAGAAAAGGGAGCTCCACCCAGCGGCCGATTCTCCCCCTAGCCCCCGTGTGTTGACTAAATAACTGGCACCCCAAAGCATAAAGGTGTTTTCCGCCGCTGTATAAAAGAAGAAGGCCAGCATAGCACTGGGCGCACCAGCCAGCCGCAAGGAATTAAACAATCCCACTCTTTTTTCCGGGAGCTTCTCGGCCTGATTGGGATTAGGCAAGGCTTTGGCTGCCATTTTTTTCCACATAGGCAGAGAAAAAAGAAGCAGAACCACCAGCACAACCTGAATCATGGCAACGCCAAAATAACCGCTGCGCCAGCCCCCACCCTGCCGGGATAAAAAGGAAATCAGAACCGGCCCCAGCATAGCGCCCACTCCCCAAGAGCAGTGCAGCCAGCTCATATGGTAAGCCTCATAATGCTCAGCCACAAACTCATTGAGGCCGGAATCCACTGCACCTGCACCCAATCCAAGGGGAATAGCAAGAAGCAACAGCCAATAAAAAGACGGCGCATAAGAAAATCCAAGAAGCGCCAGCGCTGTCATGGCAACGCTGACCGCTGTGACTTTTCCGGTGCCAAACCGCTGTATAACTCGGTGAGAAAACAGGCTGGAAACAATGGTGCTGCAGGAAATGGCCACCGAGATATACCCGGCATTTCGCACCGGTACCCCAAAGGTCTGCTGCATCAAAGGCCACGATGACCCCAAAAGAGAATCGGGAAGCCCCAGACTGACAAATGCCAGATAGATGAGTGCCAAAAAAACCATATATAAGTGCCTCCTGCCGCATTTTATTTAGTAATCTTAAAATACCGGGGAGATATTCGAACATAAACAGATGATAGCACTACTACCAAATTCTGTCAATTGTAAAGAGCCAAAGTGTTTTCTTAGCCTTACATGAGACAGACCTTTTGTTGTTTTGCTCTATATATTTCCCTGAAAGATTTTACCTTCTCTTATATATCGCCGATTTTCCCCTCATCAGGTGGACTTGCTGGTAAAAAGTAGTATAATAACCTTATATTTTATAGGAGAATTGTAGCTTTTATTTTTTAACCCCGCTTTTGTCTCACAATCGCTCCCCTCCTTTTTGCGGCATGCGAGGGAGAGCACTTTTTGGCAACATTTCCACGATCTAAGGAGGAGTAGGTGTGTTTATGAAAAGAAAAGACAGCCCAAGCAGCACTTCCGGCAAAAAACTCAAGGGAATGAAGACCCTGCGGTCTAAGATTCTGCTTTTTTTGGGTGGATCTGTTATTCTTTCCTATCTGGCAGTCGGCGGCATGCTGTTAAGCTTAGTAGCAAACTCGGTTTCACATTTGAGCAACAATGAGCTGAGTGCGAAATCTCAATCCGCCGCCAACGACATTAAGGGCTATTTTGAGCGATACCTTGAAGTCTCAAAACAGCTTTCTTCCAACAGCCAAATGGAGGCTCTTTTTAACGGAGTGAAATCAGGCGGAAAAATCGACCGTTATAAGGATTTCACAGCTGTTCGGCGAACTTTGGAAAATGTACATAAATCCAACGAAAGCACCATTCTTTCCGCTTGGGTGGCGGATGTTGATTCCAGCACGCTGGCCCAGTCGGATGGCTATATTTCCGGGTCTGACTTTCATGTAACCCAGCGCCCTTGGTTTTTAGAGCTGGATATTGCAAAGCAGCCCATTATGACCGAGCCTTATGAGGATTTTGTAACCAAATCCCAGATTGTAACCATTGTGGCTCCTGTATTCAAAAGCGGAACACAAGAAATCATCGGGGCAACCGGCGTGGATATTCTTCTCGATGATTTGGCCAAGACAATCCAATCCTACACACTGGGCGATACCGGTTTTTATGTTCTGGTTACCGGAGCCGGCAAGGTTATTTATCACCCTGTGGGCGAGATCATAAACCAAAGTATTCAAGATGCAGATATGTCCCCCAACATCAAGGAGGCACTGCTCTCTAAAAGTGAAGGCAGTGTTGAATATTCTTCTTATGGGGTGGATGCCCACGGCTATGTTACCCCGGTGGGAGACACCGGCTGGGTGGTGGCAACCGGGCTGCCTGCCACTGAATTTTATCAGGAATATACCCAAGTGCTGCGTACTATGCTGATCAGCTTTATCCTTGCACTTGTGCTGGTCTTGATTATTCTGGTGATGATCTCCAACGGTATTGTTACCCCCATCAGGAAGCTGACCAAAACAGCGGATCTTATTGCGGAAGGCCGGCTGGATATAGCGGTGGATGTGCAGACACGGGATGAGATCGGGCGTATGGGAATCGCTCTCAACCGCACTGTTATGCAGCTTAACCAGTATGCCTCTTACATCGCAGAAATCACCCATGTATTGGACCGTATGGCACAGGGCGATATGTGCATTCGCCTTGAGCAGGATTATGCAGGGGAATTTTCCGCCATTAAATCCGCTTTTCATCGTATCTCCGAATCCCTGAACCACACTCTGCTTTTAATCAACACCTCTGCCAATCAGGTGTATTCCGGTTCTTCTCAGGTTTCCAGCGGCGCACAGGCACTGGCAGCCGGTTCCACCCAACAGGCCTCCTCAATCCAGCAGCTTTCTTCTGCCATCCACCTGGTGGCTGATCAAGCTGCCGGGAACGCCGCTAATGTCCGCCAAGCCTCCGAGCATATGGGCGAAGCCGGTGAAAACCTCAGCGAAAGCAACCGCTATATGGAGCATTTGATTACGGCAATGAAGGAAATCGGAGATGCCTCCGCCCAGATCACCAACATTACCAAGGTCATAGAGGATATCGCCTTCCAGACCAACATTCTGGCTCTCAACGCCGCTATTGAAGCCGCTCGTGCAGGTGCTGCGGGTAAAGGTTTTGCCGTTGTTGCAGATGAGGTCCGCAATTTGGCGGCAAAATCCTCTGAGGCTGCCAAAAAGACAGCGGAGCTGATCGGGCATTCCGCCCAAACCGTGGCCAACGGTGAGCAGATCGCACACGACACCGGACTGATTCTGGAGAAAACAGCGAAAAATTCCGCCATGGTGGAAAAGCTGATCAAAGAAATTGATATTGCCTCTGCCCAGCAAGCAAGCGCCATTGAGCAAATTACCCAAGGCCTTTCGCAAGTATCCGCTGTTGTGCAGACCAATGCGGCCACCGCCGAGCAAAGCTCCGCAGCCAGCGAGGAGCTGACCGCACAGGCCTCTATACTCCGTCAGGAGGTTGCCAAATTCCGCCTGGAAGAAGAAACCGCTCAGGATTTTAGCCCGGCCCCTGCCCTTTTCAGTGAACCCAATCGAGCAAACGGGTTTGCTCTGAATGCGCCATCGACAAAATATTAATATGAGCTTCTCTGCTGACAGCTAAAAAAACTGCCCCTGCCGGGTTTCCGGCAAGGGCAATCTTTTTATGCAAGCTATAGAATTAACGATTCACAATAAAGGGGCATTCTTTTCCGCTGAGAACATCAATCAGATTCTGCACCGACATATTGGCCATATTGTTCATAGCCTCGGCAGTGTGAGCAGCGGTGTGAGGAGTCAGCACTACATTATCCAAATCGAACAGAGGAATGTGCTTGGGAGGCTCATCCACAAAAGCATCAATTCCCATGCCGCCCAGATGCCCGGATTTGAGCAGCTCATAGGCTGCGCCATCATCAATAATACCGCCGCGGGCAGTGTTGATAATGATAGCACCCTTCTTCATCTTGCTCATGGCCGCTTTATCCAGCAGGTTGAAGGTTTCGGGAGTGGCAGGCAGATGCAAGCTGATAAAATCAGACTGCTCCAACAACTCATCCAGAGAAACAGGGGTAATGTTGTTGCTCTTGGCATATTCCATGTTCATGAACGGATCATAAGCCAGAACCTTCATGGAAAAGCCCTGTGCACGCTTGGCAACACCCTTGCCGATAGCGCCCAAGCCCAGAATACCAATGGTCTTCTCATAAATTTCCACACCATCGGATTTAAGCCATTTATCTTCCTTCATGCCTTTATCCAGACGGGGAATTTCCCGGGCAACAGCCAGAAGCAAGCCTATTGCCAAATCAGCCACAGCCATGGCGTTGGCGCCGGGGGTATTGGTAACCACAATGCCATTTTCCTTGGCGGCAGCAATATCTACACGATCATAGCCTACGCCATAACGGGAAACCACTTTCAGCTTGGGGCAGGCGTTCAGAACTCTGGTAGTAATAAAATCAATACCGGCTACCATACCATCACAATCCTGAAGCAGCTCTATCAGCTCGTCTTCTTCCAAGGGGCGGTGCTGGGGGTTGATGACAATTTCATCCGCAAATTCCTTCAAAGCGGTCAGAGCAGGGATTTCCTCCTTGGATTTAAAGGAAGATGGTGTACAAAGCACTTTCATAATCAGCATTCCTTTCCATTATTCTAATAACAGGCAAATCGGCACGGTCCGCACAGTCAAAAATCAGTCCCTTTACCGGATGCTGCTGAACGTTTACAAAACGCCCTCCCGCTTGCGGTGTATACAGGGAATAAGGCATCCCCCTATCATCTGCGGAGAGGCTATGTAAATACAAATTTAGTATACCAGCCTGCATGCTCCGTGTCAACGGATTTTCTTCTCTTACCGGCCGTCTTCGCAAGAATTTGTTTAAAGAGATGCACACCCAATCGTTAGGGTTCTGCGAAATAGGGCTGTGCACTTTAAGCTGATTGTGATACAATTACCCAAGAAACGTGCGTAATAATATACCGCTTACAGCTCTAACAAAGTTTTCGCTATAAGATAAGGAGACTGCCACTTGGATATTATTGAAACCCGCCGCCTGCGTCTGCGGCCAATGGAAGAACCGGATGCTCCCGCCCTTTTTCTATGGGCCAGCAGCCCTCATGTGGGGCCGGATGCCGGATGGAAGCCCCACCAAAATGAAGAAGAAAGCCTCCGGGTCATTCGCTCACTGAGAAAACAGGAGGAGCTATGGGCCATCGAAAGCCTGGATACCGCAGAATTGCTGGGCAGTATCAGCCTGCGAGGCGATGCAAGGCGCCGCAGTGTTGCGGGTGCCTATTCCATGGGATATGCGCTGGCGGAAACAGCATGGGGCAACGGTTACATGACCGAAGCGGCCAAGGCGTTGGTTTCCTATACCTTTGAGGTGCATGGTGCACAGCTGCTTTCGGCAGATCATTACCCTCACAACCAGCGCTCCCGGCGGGTGATTGAAAAATGCGGCTTTTCCTATGAAGGTTTGCTGCGCAAGGCGGCCCAGCTCTATGATGGGCAGGTGCTGGATGTGCTGTGCTATTCCATCACAAGAGAGGAATATGCCGCCGGTAAAAAGCACTCTCTTCCCTCACTCATTTCTCTCGGCGGAGCCAAGACTAAAAACTAACTGGTTTTGGATATACCCAACACTTTCTCAATTTACCAACAACAAAAGCCGTCCTTTAAAAGACGGCTAAAAGGGCGACCAAAACTGAGTCATTGATCGAAACGTTTTTTATTCAGTTTACTAAGCTTTATTAAGTAAAATAAGCTTCTCTAACCAACACTCTTGTAAGTGCCAGAGGTCATTCTGCCACATAGAGAGCCTGATTGTTGCCTCTAAGATGGCTGAGAATGCTATCCGGGGGCTGTTGATCGGTAATCATGGCGTTCACGTGTTTGAGAGAGCAAAAGGTCATCAGGGAAACCACATAAAACTTGCTGGCATCCACCAACAGATAAACCTGCTGGCTGTTTTGCGCCACCATGCGCTTAATATCATACTCTAAAGGAGAAGAATGCGTCACATCCCCATTGCTGGAAATACCGGTGGAACTCATAAACGCTTTGCTGATATTAAAACTTTGCAGCACATCAACAGCACTTGGGCCCACAAAAGACAGTGTCTTGCGATCAAGGGTACCGGATAAAGAGAGCACATTGATGTTTTTATAACGCACGGCCCGAACAATCACCTCCAAATTATTGGTGATGATGGTCAGGTTGGGGACATTCTTTAAAAACTCGATCATATGCCGGGTAGTGGTACCCGAATCGATAAAGATAACATCTCCATCCTCAACCAGCTGAGCAGCTTTGGCTGCTATACGCTTTTTGGCCGCCAAATTGCGAACATTGCGCTCATCAAAGGAGGTCATTTCCTTAGCAGTACGGACACTGACCCCGCCATATATTTTACGGATGGTTCCCCGGGCCACAATTTCATCCACATCCCGGCGAATTGTATTCTTGGAAACACCGAATTTCTGGCACAAATTATCCAGCGATACAGTACCATTTTCAAAAATGTAGTTTTCAATCTCGTTAATTCGTTTGGAACGCATATCAGCGTCACCTTTCCCGTCAGCTGCCGGAGCAGCCAAGCATACGATGATAGTCTAGCTATTTAAGTATACATGTAAAGCAAATGCTAGTCAAGTTTCAGATATATTTAATTCGCATTCAACTGTTTTTCAGCAGTATATCTTAATTTTTTTGCAATTTTATTGTATATATTGTCGAATAAAGCTGTAAAAATAAGTGGGGTTTATAGTATAAGCGAATGGATTCGGGAGGATTACGCCAATAATTCTCCAAGTTGTACTTTATAATTACCCAATTGATTCCAATAATATATCCAAGAAGAACTCATTTTTCGATTTGTCAATAGCTTTTTATCGCCGCCACTCTGTCAATACGCCAAATATGGGATGAAAGAAATAGCAGAGAAGGCAAATTCTTCAGTTTAAAAAATCCATAAGGGTTTTGTTGAAAACTTCCGGCTGATCACAATTTAAAGCGTGGCCGCTCTGATCGAAGGGATAGAGAACGCTTTGGGCAATTTCCCGATGCAGCACCTCCGCCATAGAAAAGGAGCATATTCGATCCAACCTTCCATGTAAAATGCCGCAGGGTACACAAATGGATTTCAAATCCGCCTGCACATCTTCATCCCGAAGGGCCTCCAACGCCTTAATGGTGGAATATCCCGCTGCTTCCAAGCAAAGGGAGCGCATCCATTCTTTAAAGGCCGCAGGCGGATTGGAGGCAAAAAGCTGCTCCACAAACTCCCGGACCGTTTCCGGGCGGTCCTGATAAAGACTTGTGATAATGGAATTGACTTCCGCAAGGGTTTTTCCATAGGGGTAGCCGGGCCTCTGCACAAAGGAGGGAGCCGCCGCACCGCACAGAGCCAGCTTCTGAACCCGATACCCTTTATACCTTGCCATATAGCGGATGCAGATCGCTGCACCCATGGAAAAGCCAATAAGCTGCACGCTCGGCACCCCAAGGGAACAGATCACGCTGTGGAGATCATCCGCCATACGGTTATAGCCATAGCCATCCCATGGCCGGTCAGAGCCGCCAAAGCCTCTCAGATCAAGCAGCACACACCGATAGCCCATTTCGGGCAGGACATTGGTTTGCAGCTCATACATATCCATACTTAGGGGCCAGCCGTGCACAAACACACAGGTTTTGCTGCCCCGGGGGTTGATATCCGAAATTTGCAGACGAACATTGCGTTCCACACACAAATAATACATACAGCAGCCTCCCATTTCAAGCGGATACCTTGCAAGTGCTGATCCTGTCTAACCCTATGCGCTCAGGGAAGTCCGCTAGAACCACTATGCTGTCATTTTTCTTGGTGGAGTTGCGCAAACAGCTTGGACGATGTATACTTGCCCTGAAACCACTCAAAGCAAGGAGGAGAAAACGCTGTGAATGCAAAGCAAGACCGTGTCATCCTGCACTGTGACTGCAACGCTTTTTTTGCCAGCGTGGCGGAAATTTCTCATCCTGAGCTTCGCAAAGTACCCATGGCCATCTGCGGTGATCCAGAGAGCCGCCGGGGCATCATTCTGGCCAAAAATCAGCTGGCCAAAGGCTTTGATGTTCAAACCACCGATACAGTCTGGCAGGCACGCCAGAAATGCCCGGAGCTGGTGCTGATGGCCGCTCAGCATCACCTCTATTCCCACTACTCCCGTATCATCAACAGCATTTATGAGCAGTATACCGATCAGGTGGAGCGCTTTGGTATTGATGAAAGCTTTTTGGATGTAACCGGCAGCCTGCACCTGTTTGGCGGCGACGGTGTGGCGCTGGCCCATCAAATCCGCAGGCGTGTGGAAAAGGAAGTGGGCCTGACCATTTCTGTGGGCGTATCCTACAACAAAATTTTTGCTAAGCTGGGCTCGGATTACAAAAAGCCCAACGCTGTCACCCACATCAGCCGCGAGAATTACCATGAAATTGTCTGGCCTCTCCCCGCCTCTGCCATGCTGATGGTGGGGAAAGCCACGCAGGAAAGCTTGGATAAGCTGTATATCCACACCATTGGAGAGCTTGCTGTTGCGGACGAAGAAATGCTCAGCAGGCGGCTGGGAAAGATCGGTTCCCAGCTGCACCTTTACGCCAACGGCTTGGAAGATAGCCCGGTGCTCCATGCCGGTGAGGAACCGGAGCTCCAGTCGGTGGGCAACGGCATGACCTTTCGCCGTGACTTGGTGACTCAGGAGGATATCAAAACGGGCCTGACCGCTTTGGCAGACAGCGTTGCGGTGCGTCTGCGCAAGGCGGGGCTCCAATGCATGACTTTGCAGGTTACCATTAAGGATACCAACTTGAAGGTGATTACCCGGCAGAGAGGTCTGAGAAACCCCACCTTTCTGGCGGCAGAGCTGGCCCGGGAGGGGCTTGAAATTGTGCTTGCTTCTTGGAAAATCGGCGTGCCCATCCGCATGCTGACTCTGACTGCCTCCAAGCTGGTGCCTATCGGCGAGGCCCCCACACAGCTTTCGCTGTTTGAAGCCAATGCTCCGGCGGATACTGCCCGCAGGGAACAGCTTGAAAAGGCTATGGACCGCATCCGTGACCGTTTTGGTGCTGAAAGCATCTCGCCCGGCAGCATTCTGAAAAACGATTTGGGCATTCAGGATCATCACGAAAAAGAGGATTAAAACCCTTTCTTGCTCTAAGAAATAAAAAAGCGCAGACCTCGCACCAATCAAGGTGAAGGGTCTGCGCTTCTTTCGTGATGCAGTCGGTTTATTTCTGCTTTTGCCGACGGCTGAAAACCCAGATACATACAGCGGTGCTGATTCCCAAGAAAGAAAGGAACAAGCCGGTATTCCATCCGGCCGGTGTATAGACCATTTCCACCGTATGCTCGCCTTGTGTCACCGGAACGCCCAGAAAAACTTCTGCTACAGCTTCGGTGGGAATTTCTTTGCCATCCACCTTCACTCGCCAACCATTATCAAAAGGGATGGTGGTGGTGATAATCCCATCGTCGGGAGCGGATAAAGTTCCCCGGAGGGTGCGGTCATCAAAATAAGAAAGCTCCATAGCACTCTCATTGGCCTGCTTAGCCGCTTGCGCCAGCAGTTCTGTATCCATACAGTAAAAATCAGCCGATTGATAGCGCAGGCGGTCGGAATTCACATTAAAAGTAAGGTTTATATTTTCTTCGCTGCCCAATGTCAGCACTCCATCGTGGCGGTAAGAGAAATAAGGCCCAGCCTCCCTATTGTTAATAAAGGTATCCGCCGCCTTGAAATATTTGTTTTTATAAACCTTGATCAAACCATAGGCCGGCTTTCTCTGGGGGTTTTCCACGATAAAACGCAGCTTGGCTCCATCCAGCAAGCTCAGCTTCTCCATTTGAGTAAAGTCTTCGGCTTCAATCTTTTGCAGGTTCGCTGCTTTGATATCCGAAACCTCCAGCGGTGTAAAGATATCGTCGTATTCCTCTCCCAAAAGAGAGCTGAGGAGATAATTCTGAGCCACAAACGCATCGTAGCCCTCCAAGGAAATACCAACAACATCCTCGTTGGCAAAGAATGCCATCGGGAACACAGCGGGGTTCTCATACACATAGGTTTGGCCATCGTAATCCAGAAGGGTATAGTGATTCTCCAGAGGGGTTTCCGACAAGATATATTTGATACCCAGCAGGGAATTGGTCACAGGAGTGGCTGTATTAAAGCGCACCTCATTGATGGTGCCGATATCATAGCCCAAAAGGTGAAGCAGGCGGTTGAGGCGTTGGTCGGTGGTGGTGCTGTAGTGGGAAATCCCCCTATAGCCCAGCCCCATTCCCCCATTGGCGGAGCGCAGCTTTGTCAGCTCCATGCGGTAAAGCCCTTGATCCTGCTGCTGGAGCTTCTTGACAACCGGTTCATACTGCTGGCGATACTCTGTATAGCTTTGATATTC is a window from the Oscillospiraceae bacterium MB08-C2-2 genome containing:
- a CDS encoding MFS transporter produces the protein MVFLALIYLAFVSLGLPDSLLGSSWPLMQQTFGVPVRNAGYISVAISCSTIVSSLFSHRVIQRFGTGKVTAVSVAMTALALLGFSYAPSFYWLLLLAIPLGLGAGAVDSGLNEFVAEHYEAYHMSWLHCSWGVGAMLGPVLISFLSRQGGGWRSGYFGVAMIQVVLVVLLLFSLPMWKKMAAKALPNPNQAEKLPEKRVGLFNSLRLAGAPSAMLAFFFYTAAENTFMLWGASYLVNTRGLGGESAAGWSSLFFVGITLGRFISGFASLRIGSEGLIRIGEATMFTGLILLLLPLPVPFALAAFVLVGTGFAPVFPSLLHQTPVYFGKENAQGVMSLQMASAYAGITLIPPLFGQIFERSSFHWLSPLLLLCGIGLFLCTKRLSGLSQESEAK
- a CDS encoding methyl-accepting chemotaxis protein; its protein translation is MKRKDSPSSTSGKKLKGMKTLRSKILLFLGGSVILSYLAVGGMLLSLVANSVSHLSNNELSAKSQSAANDIKGYFERYLEVSKQLSSNSQMEALFNGVKSGGKIDRYKDFTAVRRTLENVHKSNESTILSAWVADVDSSTLAQSDGYISGSDFHVTQRPWFLELDIAKQPIMTEPYEDFVTKSQIVTIVAPVFKSGTQEIIGATGVDILLDDLAKTIQSYTLGDTGFYVLVTGAGKVIYHPVGEIINQSIQDADMSPNIKEALLSKSEGSVEYSSYGVDAHGYVTPVGDTGWVVATGLPATEFYQEYTQVLRTMLISFILALVLVLIILVMISNGIVTPIRKLTKTADLIAEGRLDIAVDVQTRDEIGRMGIALNRTVMQLNQYASYIAEITHVLDRMAQGDMCIRLEQDYAGEFSAIKSAFHRISESLNHTLLLINTSANQVYSGSSQVSSGAQALAAGSTQQASSIQQLSSAIHLVADQAAGNAANVRQASEHMGEAGENLSESNRYMEHLITAMKEIGDASAQITNITKVIEDIAFQTNILALNAAIEAARAGAAGKGFAVVADEVRNLAAKSSEAAKKTAELIGHSAQTVANGEQIAHDTGLILEKTAKNSAMVEKLIKEIDIASAQQASAIEQITQGLSQVSAVVQTNAATAEQSSAASEELTAQASILRQEVAKFRLEEETAQDFSPAPALFSEPNRANGFALNAPSTKY
- a CDS encoding phosphoglycerate dehydrogenase; protein product: MKVLCTPSSFKSKEEIPALTALKEFADEIVINPQHRPLEEDELIELLQDCDGMVAGIDFITTRVLNACPKLKVVSRYGVGYDRVDIAAAKENGIVVTNTPGANAMAVADLAIGLLLAVAREIPRLDKGMKEDKWLKSDGVEIYEKTIGILGLGAIGKGVAKRAQGFSMKVLAYDPFMNMEYAKSNNITPVSLDELLEQSDFISLHLPATPETFNLLDKAAMSKMKKGAIIINTARGGIIDDGAAYELLKSGHLGGMGIDAFVDEPPKHIPLFDLDNVVLTPHTAAHTAEAMNNMANMSVQNLIDVLSGKECPFIVNR
- a CDS encoding GNAT family protein, whose amino-acid sequence is MDIIETRRLRLRPMEEPDAPALFLWASSPHVGPDAGWKPHQNEEESLRVIRSLRKQEELWAIESLDTAELLGSISLRGDARRRSVAGAYSMGYALAETAWGNGYMTEAAKALVSYTFEVHGAQLLSADHYPHNQRSRRVIEKCGFSYEGLLRKAAQLYDGQVLDVLCYSITREEYAAGKKHSLPSLISLGGAKTKN
- a CDS encoding DeoR/GlpR family DNA-binding transcription regulator, with amino-acid sequence MRSKRINEIENYIFENGTVSLDNLCQKFGVSKNTIRRDVDEIVARGTIRKIYGGVSVRTAKEMTSFDERNVRNLAAKKRIAAKAAQLVEDGDVIFIDSGTTTRHMIEFLKNVPNLTIITNNLEVIVRAVRYKNINVLSLSGTLDRKTLSFVGPSAVDVLQSFNISKAFMSSTGISSNGDVTHSSPLEYDIKRMVAQNSQQVYLLVDASKFYVVSLMTFCSLKHVNAMITDQQPPDSILSHLRGNNQALYVAE
- a CDS encoding alpha/beta hydrolase → MYYLCVERNVRLQISDINPRGSKTCVFVHGWPLSMDMYELQTNVLPEMGYRCVLLDLRGFGGSDRPWDGYGYNRMADDLHSVICSLGVPSVQLIGFSMGAAICIRYMARYKGYRVQKLALCGAAAPSFVQRPGYPYGKTLAEVNSIITSLYQDRPETVREFVEQLFASNPPAAFKEWMRSLCLEAAGYSTIKALEALRDEDVQADLKSICVPCGILHGRLDRICSFSMAEVLHREIAQSVLYPFDQSGHALNCDQPEVFNKTLMDFLN
- a CDS encoding DNA polymerase IV, translating into MNAKQDRVILHCDCNAFFASVAEISHPELRKVPMAICGDPESRRGIILAKNQLAKGFDVQTTDTVWQARQKCPELVLMAAQHHLYSHYSRIINSIYEQYTDQVERFGIDESFLDVTGSLHLFGGDGVALAHQIRRRVEKEVGLTISVGVSYNKIFAKLGSDYKKPNAVTHISRENYHEIVWPLPASAMLMVGKATQESLDKLYIHTIGELAVADEEMLSRRLGKIGSQLHLYANGLEDSPVLHAGEEPELQSVGNGMTFRRDLVTQEDIKTGLTALADSVAVRLRKAGLQCMTLQVTIKDTNLKVITRQRGLRNPTFLAAELAREGLEIVLASWKIGVPIRMLTLTASKLVPIGEAPTQLSLFEANAPADTARREQLEKAMDRIRDRFGAESISPGSILKNDLGIQDHHEKED